TCCTGAACGGGCTCGAAGCCCCCCAGTTCGCCAGCCGGGGCGAGGCCCGCGCCATCGCGCTCGCGCTGCGCCTCGCGGAGCACCGGCTACTCTGGACGCACCACGGGGAGGCCCCCGTCCTTCTGGTGGACGACTTCACCGCGGAGCTGGACGCCCGGCGGCGCACCGCCCTCCTCGCGTACGCCCAAGCCCTACCGCAAGCGATCCTCACCGGAACCGATCCTCCCGAGGGCCTCCCGGTGGTGCACATCGAGGGGGGCGTATGGCATACCTAAGGCAAGGGAACGGAGGCAGGGCATGAACCGGCACAAACGCACGGCTCGCCCCAGCGAGCTCCTCGCCACGCTCCTCCGCAAGTACCGCCTCGAGGCCGGGTTCAAGCGGGGCCGGGTGCTTCACCTCTGGCCCCAGGTCGCGGGCCCGGTCCTCGCGGGCATCACCGAACCCCTCCGTTTCGCGGACGGCACGCTCGTCGTGCGGGTGCAGGACGCGGTCGCCGCGCACCACCTGACCTACCAGCGCCAGGCCTTCCTCGAGCGGTACGCCCACCACCTCGGGGAGGACGTGGTGCGCGAGATCCGCTTCGTCACCGGCCCGGTACGCTCCGCGCCTCCCCCCGCCCCACCCCCGCCCGAACCCCCGCCGCCCCTCCCCCTCGAGGCCGCCCGCAAACTAGAGGACCTCGCGGCTCGAGTACCGGAAGAACTCCGGCCCAAAGTGCAAGCGGCCGGCGCGCGCCTGCTCGCCCACCTCGAGGCCGCCCCCTCCCCCCCGTGCCCGGTGTGCGGCGTACCCGCGGGGCCCCAGCCGTGCCGACACTGCCAGCGGCTCCTCGCGGACCCCGTGGTGCAGCGTGAAGCGGAGCGCCTGACCCGCCGGCCGCTCGCCTCCCGGCTCGAGGGGGACCTCGAGGCCGCCGCGCGGTACCTGGCCACGGCGCAGCTCGAGGCACAACTCAACGAGCTCCTGCCCCAAGCGACGCAGCAGCCGGAGCTGCTCCCGATGCTCGCGGACATCGCGCGCCGGTACCTGCAGCTCCGCACCGGGCAAGAGAATGTAACGCCTTACCGTCACCTGCTCCCTAAACCGGCACAACACCTGCTCAAGGAAGTATGATAGGGGGGCAAGGAGGGTCATCATGGCGACCGAAACCAAGAGCAAAGGCGGCGGCGACGTTCACATCAAGGCCGGGCTGATCTGGCTCAATGGGGAGTTCGTCCCCCAAGAGGAAGCTCGGGTCAGCGTGCTCTCGCACGCCCTGCACTACGGCACCAGCGTCTTTGAAGGGATCCGCGCGTACGAGACCCCCAAAGGCCCGGCGATCTTTCGGTTAGACGAGCACGTCGAGCGCCTCTTCCACTCGGCGAAGGTGCTCCGCATGGAGATTCCCTTCACCTTCGACGAGGTGAAGCAGGCCATCGTCGAGACCGTCAAGCGCAACGGGTACAAGGCCTGCTACATCCGCCCCCTCGTCTGGATGGGGGCCCGCACCCTCGGCGTGAACCCCCTGCCCAACAACCCTGCCGAGGTCATGGTCGCGGCGTGGGAGTGGGGCGCGTACCTGGGTGAGGAAGCCATCAAGAAAGGCGCGAAGCTCATCACCGCCAGCTGGGCGCGCTTCCCCGCGCACGTCATGCCCGGCAAGGCTAAGGCCGGCGGGAACTACATCAACTCGGCCCTCGCCAAGATGGACGCCCTCTCCGCCGGGGCGGACGAGGCCCTGCTGCTGGACGACCAGGGGTTCGTCGCGGAAGGCTCGGGCGAGAACATCTTCTTCGTGCGGAAAGGGGTCGTGTACGCGATCGAGCACTCCGTGAACCTGATGGGCATCACCCGCGACTCCGTCATCCAGATCGCGCGCGACCTCGGGTACGAGGTGAAGGAGGTGCGCGCCACCCGCGAGCAGCTCTGGATGGCGGACGAGGTCTTCATGGTGGGCACCGCAGCCGAGGTCACCCCCGTCTCCTCGATCGACTGGCGACCCATCGGCACGGGCACCGCGGGCGAGATCACCCTCAAAATCCGCAAGGCGTACCTCGAGGCCGTGACCGGTCAGCGCCCCGAGTACGAGCACTGGCTCACGTACGTGCAGTAACCGCGCGTCGGCGCGTCACGCTTCCCGCACCCCCGGAGCCCCCCCGGGGGTGCGTTGGGTTCTCTTGGGTCGCGCCTCACCCCCAGACCCGCCGTCCGCCCACGTAAACCGCGCGGATGGGCGTCTCCCCCCAGCGGTAGAGCGGCTCGAGGGCCGCCGGGGCCTCCACCACCACGAAGTCCGCGGCGCTGCCCGGCTCGAGCCGGCCGAGTTCGGGGTGGCCGAGGGCCTGGGCGGCGTTCGCGGTGCCCGCCTGGAGCGCCTCCTCGAGGGCGAGGCCGCCCAACGCGATCGTAAGTTGAAGGGCGAGCCACAGGTTGTAGAAGGGGCTCGAGCCGGGGTTGTGGTCGGTCGCGACCGCGAGCGTGACCCCGGCGTCCCAGATGCTCCGCGCGTCGGGGAAGGGCTGCTTAAGGAGGAGGGTCGCGCCGGGGAGGAGGGTGGCGACGGTGCCGTGCGCGGCGAGGGCCGCCCAGTCCTCGGGGGTGGCGGCCTCCAGGTGGTCCGCGGAGAGGCCGCCGAGCTCGGCCACGCGCCGCGCGGCCCCGGTGCGGGTGAGTTGCTCGGCGTGCGCCTTGACCTTGAGGCCGTGCGCGAGCGCTGCCTCCCAGATGCGTTCAGCTTCGGCGAGGGTGTAGGCCCCGCGGTCCACGAAGACGTCCACCGCCTCGGCGAGGCCTTCGCGGGCGACCTCGGGGATCAGCTCGGTGGTGAACACCTCGAGGTACGCCGCGCGGTCCCACCCCGCGGGGATGACGTGCGCGAGCAGGGTGGGCACGACCCGCTGGGGCCCAGCCTCGGCCAGACGGCGCGCCACGCGGAGCATCTTGAGCTCGTGCGTCACCTCGAGGCCGTACCCGGACTTGACCTCGAGGGTGGTCACGCCCGTGCGCAAAAAGGTCCGGGCGCGGGCCTGGGCCAGCGCGAAGAGCTCGTCCTCGCTCGCGGCTTGGGTGGCGCGGGTGGTGTGGTGGATCCCCCCGCCGGCCTCGAGGATCTCCGCGTAGCTCGCGCCCCTAGCGCGCAGCGCGTACTCCTCGAGGCGGCTGCCCGCCCAGATGAGGTGCGTGTGGCTGTCCACGAGGCCGGGCACGACGCCGCGCCCGCCGAGGTCCTCGTGGGGCCAGGCGCGGTAGGGTTCGGGCAGCTGGGCCGCGGGCCCAACCCAGGCCACCCGGCCCTCCCGCACCGCGAGGGCCGCGCGTTCCACGCGGGTGAAGGGCGTGTACAGGTCGGTGATCCCGGTGAAGACCCGCACGGCGCTACCCCGTCTGGCTGGGGAGGTCCAGCCCCCGCTCCCGCGCGACCCGCTGGGCTTTCTCGTACCCGGCCTCGGCGTGGCGCATCACGCCAGTTCCCGGGTCGTTCAGCAACACCCGCTCCAGGCGCTGAGCGGCCTCCGGGGTGCCGTCCGCGACCGTGACCTGCCCCGCGTGGAGGGAGTACCCCATGCCCACGCCGCCGCCGTGGTGGAAGCTGACCCAGCCCGCGCCGCTCACGGCGTTCAAGGCGAAGTTCAAGAGGGGCCAGTCGGCGATCGCGTCCGAGCCGTCCTTCATGGCTTCGGTCTCGCGGTAGGGGCTGGCGACGGACCCGGCGTCCAGGTGGTCCCGGCCGATCACGATGGGGGCCTCGAGCTCCCCGCGGCGCACCATCTCGTTGAAGCGCAGCCCGGCCTTGTCCCGCTCCCCGTACCCCAGCCAGCAGATGCGCGCGGGCAGGCCTTGGAACTTGAACTTCTTCGTGCCTCGCTCGATCCAGCGGCGGAGCCCCTCGTCCTCGGGGAAGAGCTCGAGGATCGCCTGGTCGGTCTTGTAGATGTCCTCCGCCTTCCCGGAGAGCGCCACCCAGCGGAAGGGGCCGCGCCCCTCGCAGAACTGGTCGCGGATAAACGCGGGCACGAACCCCGGGTAGCTAAACGCGTCCGCGAACCCGCCCTCCTTGGCGAAGGCCCGCAGGTTGTTGCCGTAATCGAAGGCCACCGCGCCCGCGCGTTGCATCTCCACGATGGCCTGACAGTGGGTGGCCATGGCCTCGAGGACGCGCGCCCGGTACCCTTGGGGGTCCTGCTCGCGGAGGGTGTCGGGGTCCTCGTCCGCGGCGAGGGGCGGGACGTACCCGTACATGGGGTCGTGCGCGGAGGTCTGGTCCGTCACGAGTTCAGGGATGAAGCCGCGCCGCACCATCTCCGGCAGGACCACCGCGGCGTTCCCCAGCAGCCCGATCGAGAGGGGTTCGCCGCGCCGCTTGGCCGCCTCGGCCATCTTGAGGGCCTGGTCCAGGTCGTCCGTCCAGGTGTCGAGGTAGGCGGTCTCGAGGCGGCGCTGGATGCGGCGGGGGTCCACCTCGACCACGATCGCCACGCCTTCGTTCAGCGTGACCGCGAGGGGCTGCGCGCCCCCCATCCCGCCGAGCCCCGCGGTGACGGTGATCGTGCCTTTGAGGGAGCCGCCGAAGTGCTTGCGGGCCGCGGCGAGGAAGGTCTCGTAGGTGCCCTGGAGGATGCCTTGGGTGCCGATATAGATCCAGGAGCCCGCGGTCATCTGGCCGTACATGATGAGGCCCTGCCGCTCCAGGTCGTCGAACACCTCCCAGCTGGCCCAGCGCGGCACGAGGTTGGAATTCGCGATGATCACGCGGGGAGCCTGGGGGAAGGTGCGGAACACGCCGACCGGCCGGCCGGACTGCACGAGGAGGGTCTCGTCGTTCTCGAGGCGGTCGAGGACCTCGATGATCCGCCAGAAGTCCTTCCAGCTGCGGGCCGCCCGGCCCCGCCCCCCGTAGACGATGAGTTCCTCGGGGCGTTCGGCCACCTCGGGGTCGAGGTTGTTCATGAGCATGCGCTTCGCGGCCTCTTGGATCCAGCCTTTCGCGGTTCGTTGGGGCCCGCGCGGGGCCCGCACGGGTTTGTACGCCTGCACGTTACCGACCTCCTTTCCGGGTGGGGCCCGGTGTGGGTTCACCCTGGTTTTACCTCACGCGGGGCGGGGTTGTATAGACAGGTTCACCCCACGTAGCTCTCGAGGACCCGCGGGTCCTGCGCCACGCGAGCGGCGGGCCCCTCCAGCACCACCCGCCCGGCCTCCATCACGTAGGCCCGCTGGGCGTGCGCCAGGGCGCGGCGCGCGTTCTGCTCCACCAAAAGGATCGCGCGCCCCTCCCGGTGGATTCGGGCGAGCGTCTGGAAGACGAGGTCCACCGCGAGGGGCATCAGGCCCCACGAGGCCTCGTCCACCAGCAACAGCCGCGGCCGACCCATCAAGGCCCGCCCCAAGGCCACCATCTGCTGCTCCCCGCCCGAGAGGGTCCCCGCGAGCTGCCGCCGCCGCTCGGCCAGGCGGGGGAAGAGGGCGTAGACCTCCTCGAGGCCCGCGCGCACCTCCGCCTCGGGCCGGGTGTACGCCCCCGCCCGCAGGTTCTCCTCCACGGTGAGCTTCGGGAAGAGCCGGCGGCCTTCCGGCACGTACCCGAGCCCCGCGCGCGCCCGGTCCCAGGGGGGGCGGCGCGACAGGTCCCGCCCTAGAAACCGCACCGCACCCCGGTGCGGCACGAGGCCCAGCAGGGCCTTGATCAGGCTTGTCTTCCCCGCCCCGTTCGGCCCGATGAGGGCCACCCACTCCCCCTCCCGCACGGCGAGGGAAACCCCCCGCACCGCGAGGGCCTCCCCGTACCGCACCTCGAGGTCCTGCACCTCAAGCATCCGCTTCCTCCCCCAGGTACGCCCGGATCACCCGGGGGTCGCGCTTCACGGCCTCCGGAGGACCCGCAGCGATCACGCGCCCCGCGTCCATCACCACCGCGCGGTCGCACACCCCCAGCGCCAGGCGCACGTTGTGCTCCACCAGCACGACGCCGATCCCTTCCCTTAACCCCGCGATCAACTCCAAAATCCCTTCCGCCTCGCGCAGGGTCAAGCCCGCGAGCGGTTCGTCCAACAGCAGTAGCCGGGGCTCGAGGGCCAACGCCCGCGCCACCTCCAGGCGCTTCTTCATCCCGAGGGGCAGCCGGCCAGCGGGTTGTTCCGCGTGCGCCTCGAGGCCCACCCGCACCAGCAGTTCACGGGCCCGCGCGATCCGCTCGGGGCGGCGGTACGGGCCGAGCGGCAGCACACGCCGAAGCGCGGCCCGCGCGAGGGGCACCAGGACGTTCTCCAGCACCGAGAGTTCCGCCAGGGGCTGGGGGATCTGGAAGGTCCGCGCGATCCCCAGGTGGGCCCGGCGGTGCGCGGGCCAGCGCGTCACGTCCCGCCCCAGGAACCGCACGCTGCCCTCGTCCGGCAAAAGCGCGCCCGCGATGAGGTTGAAGGTCGTGGTCTTGCCCGCGCCGTTCGGCCCGATCAGGCCCACCACCTCCCCCGCGCGCACCTCGAGGTCCACGCCCGCCACGGCCTGCACGCCGCCGAAGCGTTTCTTGAGGTTCCGGGCCTCGAGGAGGGTCACGGCCGCCTCCCCAACAGCCCCTGGGGCCGGTAGCGCATGGTGAGCGCGAGGAGGAGCCCGTAGAGGAAGAGCTGGTAGTTCTGCACGAAGGCGAAGGCCTGGGCGAACCCCCCGAGGAGCACCGCGCCCGCGATCGGCCCCCAGAGGGTGCCCATCCCGCCCACCGCGACCATCGCGAGGAGGGTGACGGAGAGGGGGAAGCCGAAGTCCTCGGGGTGGATGACGCGGATGTAGCTGGCGTAAAGCCCCCCGGCGAGCCCGGCGAGGGCGCACCCCAGGGCGAACGCGGTCACCTTGAAGCGCCGCACGTCCACCCCGAGCGCGGCCGCGGCCGCCTCGGACTCCCTCAAGGCGAGGAGGGCCAGGCCGAGGTCCGAGGCGCGCACGCGCTCGTGCAGCCAGGCGGTGAAGGCGAAGGCGAGCAGGACCAGCCCGAAGAACCCGAGGGGCCCCGCGGGCCGGGGGATGTCGCTGATCCCGAAGGCTCCGCCGAAGTAGGGCAGGTAGAGGAAGGCCGCGACCGCGACGAAGTTCACCCCGATGGTGGCGATGGCGAGGAAGTCCTCCCGCAGCCGGAGGCTGACCGCGCCCAGCGCGAGCCCCACCACGCCCGCGGCGAG
This region of Marinithermus hydrothermalis DSM 14884 genomic DNA includes:
- a CDS encoding DUF721 domain-containing protein, with product MNRHKRTARPSELLATLLRKYRLEAGFKRGRVLHLWPQVAGPVLAGITEPLRFADGTLVVRVQDAVAAHHLTYQRQAFLERYAHHLGEDVVREIRFVTGPVRSAPPPAPPPPEPPPPLPLEAARKLEDLAARVPEELRPKVQAAGARLLAHLEAAPSPPCPVCGVPAGPQPCRHCQRLLADPVVQREAERLTRRPLASRLEGDLEAAARYLATAQLEAQLNELLPQATQQPELLPMLADIARRYLQLRTGQENVTPYRHLLPKPAQHLLKEV
- a CDS encoding branched-chain amino acid transaminase, coding for MATETKSKGGGDVHIKAGLIWLNGEFVPQEEARVSVLSHALHYGTSVFEGIRAYETPKGPAIFRLDEHVERLFHSAKVLRMEIPFTFDEVKQAIVETVKRNGYKACYIRPLVWMGARTLGVNPLPNNPAEVMVAAWEWGAYLGEEAIKKGAKLITASWARFPAHVMPGKAKAGGNYINSALAKMDALSAGADEALLLDDQGFVAEGSGENIFFVRKGVVYAIEHSVNLMGITRDSVIQIARDLGYEVKEVRATREQLWMADEVFMVGTAAEVTPVSSIDWRPIGTGTAGEITLKIRKAYLEAVTGQRPEYEHWLTYVQ
- the hutI gene encoding imidazolonepropionase, whose amino-acid sequence is MRVFTGITDLYTPFTRVERAALAVREGRVAWVGPAAQLPEPYRAWPHEDLGGRGVVPGLVDSHTHLIWAGSRLEEYALRARGASYAEILEAGGGIHHTTRATQAASEDELFALAQARARTFLRTGVTTLEVKSGYGLEVTHELKMLRVARRLAEAGPQRVVPTLLAHVIPAGWDRAAYLEVFTTELIPEVAREGLAEAVDVFVDRGAYTLAEAERIWEAALAHGLKVKAHAEQLTRTGAARRVAELGGLSADHLEAATPEDWAALAAHGTVATLLPGATLLLKQPFPDARSIWDAGVTLAVATDHNPGSSPFYNLWLALQLTIALGGLALEEALQAGTANAAQALGHPELGRLEPGSAADFVVVEAPAALEPLYRWGETPIRAVYVGGRRVWG
- the hutU gene encoding urocanate hydratase translates to MQAYKPVRAPRGPQRTAKGWIQEAAKRMLMNNLDPEVAERPEELIVYGGRGRAARSWKDFWRIIEVLDRLENDETLLVQSGRPVGVFRTFPQAPRVIIANSNLVPRWASWEVFDDLERQGLIMYGQMTAGSWIYIGTQGILQGTYETFLAAARKHFGGSLKGTITVTAGLGGMGGAQPLAVTLNEGVAIVVEVDPRRIQRRLETAYLDTWTDDLDQALKMAEAAKRRGEPLSIGLLGNAAVVLPEMVRRGFIPELVTDQTSAHDPMYGYVPPLAADEDPDTLREQDPQGYRARVLEAMATHCQAIVEMQRAGAVAFDYGNNLRAFAKEGGFADAFSYPGFVPAFIRDQFCEGRGPFRWVALSGKAEDIYKTDQAILELFPEDEGLRRWIERGTKKFKFQGLPARICWLGYGERDKAGLRFNEMVRRGELEAPIVIGRDHLDAGSVASPYRETEAMKDGSDAIADWPLLNFALNAVSGAGWVSFHHGGGVGMGYSLHAGQVTVADGTPEAAQRLERVLLNDPGTGVMRHAEAGYEKAQRVARERGLDLPSQTG
- a CDS encoding ABC transporter ATP-binding protein encodes the protein MLEVQDLEVRYGEALAVRGVSLAVREGEWVALIGPNGAGKTSLIKALLGLVPHRGAVRFLGRDLSRRPPWDRARAGLGYVPEGRRLFPKLTVEENLRAGAYTRPEAEVRAGLEEVYALFPRLAERRRQLAGTLSGGEQQMVALGRALMGRPRLLLVDEASWGLMPLAVDLVFQTLARIHREGRAILLVEQNARRALAHAQRAYVMEAGRVVLEGPAARVAQDPRVLESYVG
- a CDS encoding ABC transporter ATP-binding protein, with the protein product MTLLEARNLKKRFGGVQAVAGVDLEVRAGEVVGLIGPNGAGKTTTFNLIAGALLPDEGSVRFLGRDVTRWPAHRRAHLGIARTFQIPQPLAELSVLENVLVPLARAALRRVLPLGPYRRPERIARARELLVRVGLEAHAEQPAGRLPLGMKKRLEVARALALEPRLLLLDEPLAGLTLREAEGILELIAGLREGIGVVLVEHNVRLALGVCDRAVVMDAGRVIAAGPPEAVKRDPRVIRAYLGEEADA
- a CDS encoding branched-chain amino acid ABC transporter permease → MYAVTVLTLLLLFAILALSLNLITGVAGQVTLGHAAFFGVGAYTLAYLTTEAGVGFGPALAASVLAAGVVGLALGAVSLRLREDFLAIATIGVNFVAVAAFLYLPYFGGAFGISDIPRPAGPLGFFGLVLLAFAFTAWLHERVRASDLGLALLALRESEAAAAALGVDVRRFKVTAFALGCALAGLAGGLYASYIRVIHPEDFGFPLSVTLLAMVAVGGMGTLWGPIAGAVLLGGFAQAFAFVQNYQLFLYGLLLALTMRYRPQGLLGRRP